The segment atgtatatttgtgtatacacacacacacagttttgtctggcgaaaaaagttgccctggaacctaaccctttcccctccccatttacattaattcttgtgGGGAAACTgcattcgcttaacatcgttttgcttaaagtagcagttttcaggaacataactacaacactaagtgaggagttactgtataaatCTGCCTGTAACAGCTCAGTCTAGGTTTAGGCACACCGGCAGCCACACTAGGGTTGTCACTATTTCAGTACGACAGCCGTACCCCTAACAGAACAGTTAACGCTTTGCTACTTTGCATTCCGTTCCCATAAGGCTGCATCTTTACAGTTCGCCCATGAGATGCTAAAAAATTAAATTGGTGCCCCAGTCTCTCCCctaacagcccctgccccaaaccaggTTACATCACGGTTTCCCACTGCCTTGGTTTGGTGGAGTCACTTCCCTCTTCCAAGTGTCTGTCCCCAGAGCAACAGAAGCTGTGGGACCTGGGTCCCACTCCTGAAAGGTTATGCAGCTACTCAGGAATCCGACTAGCCATGGGCACCACACAtgctgtcctgctgctgctgccagtccccaccccctcacccagaGGGGCTGTCCCTATGCACCAGCCCTCAACCCTCAGGCATCCAGCTTGCTGTTGACAGGCAGCGGTGACCTACTTGCCTTCTGCATGATGCCCTTTTCATAGTAGTAGCGCAGAGAACGGCTGAGCTTGTCGTAGTTCATGGCTGGTCGGTTCTTCTGGATTCCCCAGCGTCGAGCTACCTGAGGAGAGAGGAGACAGGCATGAAGACCCAGGGGCAGCTCTGATGGGTTTGCCAAAGGTTAGTGATACTGAGAGGGGTCTCAAAGAGCCTTGGTGACCAGAGTCCTCCAACAGGTATTAGACCCAGGCACAGCCAGCACCTGCACGTACCATTCAGTCCTTGCACTAGCCAAAGTGGTAGTTTGTTATGTGCTCATATGTCTATGAGAAATTGGGCCTTCACCAGCAAGTAACTGCTCATACATCACGGAGCAGCCAAACAATGGCTGCTGGACTCAATCTTGCAACCACCAGGCTCTGTGTCCCATTACCAACCCCCTGAGCCGCCCAGGGGCTCAGAATATAGCAGGCTGGCTGAGCAATCACTTCTACCCAACCCCCGGGTTATCGACCACTAGCCATTAGCACGCGGCAGCTAAGCTCTGTGGTTTTGGTTGCAGTCAATAAGGAATTACTAGAACGGTCACCTCAGAAACCTGAGAGAGGCAGCCACAGGCAGGAGCTGCTAATGGGCTGCAAGAGAACCCAGTCATTTCTAAGCAGATTCCGGAGTAGCCTGAAGAGGTTTACTCATTTCTGTTCCCTTCGGGAGCAGGAATCTGATGACATGAGGCTGCTGCCAACCAATCCACCCTCTCCCTGGGGATTTCTGGAATGGACAATAAGCCACACGGCACCATTATCCACTTGGAGATAGATTAATGGGATTTCCTGACACTAAGTGCACTAAGCCAAACCCTGTCCACCTGAGGCATTGTAACAGAGGGGAAATGCACGCAGAGGCCTGAGGCGGCAACCCGAGCTGAACACAGAGCAGTTCAAATGGCAACACCGACTGGCAAGGCAGGTAAATCTCCCTGGCCAATGTTAAGGTTGGGGGGCCCTTTTCTGTTCACCAGGTGAGTTGCAGAGGTGAAAGAAACTTGCCCAAGGACCTCTAGTTACAGCAGCAAAGTGGCTAGTGGACGGGGGAGCTGCTCTCCTCTTCAGCTGTTTAAAATCAGAGCGGTGCATGAGTTTAGCATCCCAAGCCACACCTGTGGAAGGTAACatccctctccatcccctcccatgCTCCAGGCCTAAGAGGAAACGGTAACCCCTCTTCCATAAGGTTTAGTGTTTTGGCCTCTATTCATGGCCCGGGGAAGGGAAAGGACAGAGATTGTGGAGCTGGCTCCTGCTAACACAGACACTCGTTAACAAGGGGCAGCAGAACAGCAATGGTTTATTTGCTAGAAATCTAAGCACTTGAAAGAAAGATGCGACCTCCGGAGGGAAAAGGAAGCCCAGCTGTCCTGCCACACCCGCATTGGCCTTTCCTCAGTGAAAGCTGTAAGGTGCTACACCACTGCAGGCAGGAcagcaacccccccgccccccccccccgggtccctCCCAGCCTAGCTCTGGATGCGCCTCCAGAGCACGCTGTCCGTTCAGTCACAGCCTCTTCCTGCCATCACTTCCATATGCAACAAGAGTGTTTGTGTACGCAGGGCTTCCAAGCAGCCCTGTAGCTATGGTTACATAATCGCCTTCCAGCACCAGGGCTCCGCTAGTGGAGGGGGCCGCAGAAGAGCTCCGTCTGTCGCAACATTGCACGACGCTGTGCGCTGGTGAGCCCCACGAGGCCTACTCACAGCTagccaagccctggctggggactGCTCCAGGAGTGCGCGGGCCAGTTAGCACTGCAACAGAAGAGAGCTTGGCTTCCCTGCCTAGCTTGCTCTTGGCCGGGGGAGATTACATGACTCCTGTCATATCTCCTCCACAAAGAGAGGCGGCGGCATCCCAGGGACCATGGCTCCTTGCGCCCTGGTGGTTTTTTGTCACATGTTCCACCCTCCCCACCACTTGCATCCCCCCCTTAATTCCATCCTTCCCCCAAAAGGCAATAAAAGCAGACTCATGGTGAAAGCATTTGCAGACTGAAGAGCCGCCTGTCAGCGTTCAGAGGGTGCTCAACTGGAAGACAATCAAAGCCACTTGATTAGGGAGCCTGCCAAAAAAGCCGTTTGAAAACCACAATTTCCATGCACAGCGCAATAGAGATTATGGATCATtacccagagtgcactgctcagCAATGCAGCTGGTTTCAATTACTTAAACTGCTTCTTCCTCTGCGTCACTGTGCAAACGTGCCCTGATGCTCCTCGCAGAGGGCGATTTAAGAAGCCCAGTGCCTTCTTGGAATCGCCAGGGCAGAGCCGACAGCTACAGTGGAAACCTCACAGATCCTGATAGGTGTCCAATGCACCTGGCAAGTGCTGGGCCAGCCCAGTCCAGGGCCACGTGGGCAGGGAAGGCAACATGCTAGAGTGAAAGGGAAGGAAGGATTCTCACAGAGCGCCCAGGAAGAGCATGTGAACTGGCAGCTACAGTATAGGAGATAATGACACAAgcacccagggctcctggctggcagATTGGTAGCAAGCAATCTGGGGCTCCGGCATAGCAGGCATGGAGACCTGGGCTTGTGCCATCTGTTCAGCCCCCCTGGGCTGTGTTACAGGCGGGAGAAGATCCGACAACAAGCTGTGACACAGGGCCCAACCCAGGGTCACCTGCAGGCTCCTGTGGGTGAAGGACAAATGAACAAGGGCTGCGGAGGAGACAGTCTGGTTCCCACGAGAGGGAATGCTCTTCCAAAGGTAACGTGTGTGTCTCAGCCCTGGGCAAAGTGCAGTTACTGCTGGTGGGAATATGGGCCCCGAATCAGAGAGACCCAAGCAGGGCATGGCTTACACTGGCATCACAGCAGTAACCCCCTTACCACCGTTACACCTTTTCACTTTGCAGTCAAAACGGCCCTATTTTGGGTTCCCAGCTGTTCTGGGGCGGGAGGGACATATTTCCACATGACATTTCTGCTGTTCAGTGTCTGCTGAGACAGGAATTGGGGATGGAAGTTGCAAGTTAATTGCTCCAGTTGCCAGTGGAGACAGCATTGCTGGCTTTTGCATCTTGAAGACTACTCAAAAGCAGACTGGGTGTAAAATAAAAGCTATAGACTACGCTGCTGGCAGGACCTGCACACGTCACAACCGCCGTACCTGTGATTGCCTGTAGTGCCTGGCTGCGGAATCCCGCCCTTGCTCGAGAATCTATGTGTCCATTTGAAAACAATTCTCGCCCTTGGAGCAGCAAAACAGCCCCAagtaagcaaacagaaaacacaCTCCTTCACCCACAGGAACAAAGCAAGGCAGAGGCAGCAGTGCCTGCCTGAGCTGGCAGACACCTCTGAGAGGTGGGAACTGCTCCTCTTCCCTCACTGTGGTGTatgttgactctgaaacctagtgaTGAAAGTCTAAATATCAACATTAACTATCTCACTGCTGGATGTGTCCACTACAGTGTTTGAGGCCCCAGCACCAACCATAAATCTACCTCCATTTCTGCCCAAGCTCCAGCACTCACCCCATCTGTACTCTCTGTCTGTGAGGCAGACCGCAAGGCTAGCCCAGCACTGACTCTACAAATGGAGAGCTCAGCACCCCCGTCCTAGGTGAGCCAGAGTCTCAGACCTCCTCCAGTGCTGAGCAAGAGCCAGACTATTCCCCATATGGCTGGAGGGCCTAGCTGAGCCAGCCAGGGCCCCAGAGCTCTAACCACTGCCAAGCATATACCAAGGCAGCTATATTTGTTCCATCCCAAGGCTCCGTATGCCTTGTCCAGCCTTCCTCAAGAGGCTGAAAAGCCGCTGTACACAGCCCCTGCTCACAGCGCCCACAGGACCATGGGTCTCCCCTCTGGAGATCCAGAGCACACTCCATGGCCACAGCAAAGATGTTCtctaccccccccgccccctcaggcctgcctgcctgccatttagggagagagagggggtggAAAGGAGAGAGCCCTGATCAGCCTGAGGCTCCAAGCCAGTCATTCATTTCCAATAAGGATTAAACCCCACTAGACTCAAcccttcccccactgttccccccaCACTGGACCAGGCAATGCCcagagtgctgggggtgggggcagtgggttgggaacAGAGGCCTTTGTTTCTGGGTTGTCACCAAGCCAGCAGCCACTGGCGAGTCCCGCGGCCAGCTCTGTACCTCTTCAGGCTCGATCAGCTTGAACTCCATGCCCCGGCCTGTCCAGGCAATGAAGTGGGCATTGGCCGGGTCATCAAGGAGCGTGACCAGGAACTGCCAGAGCTGCAGCGACCCTCGTCTCTGGTATGGAGGCCCCTCCCGATACATGGTGGGCTCCTGCTTCACTTTCCCTGCGTGGGAGGAGAGACACGTTAGATCACCCGCTCCCAGCACAGCAGGGCCCCGGCTCGCTGCCGACCTGCTGTCTCCTGCACTCGGGGGCAGCCTGGCTGGTCTCTAGCCCTAGAACGAGGCTGCCCGAGGATGCCACCATGCCATGGATAGAGAGTGGGGCCTGGTGACAGAGCCCAGTTCCGGTGTCCTTTTGCCACTGGCTTGGGTTTCTCATCCTGCTTTTGTCAGAAGAGCCGGCCGCAGGAATTCTATTAGGCAGCTCCACGCCTGCCCCCCTGCCACATTACAGCCAGTGTCTTACCTTCCAGCCTCTCCGGCACCACGCAAGTGTCATCAAAGTACAACCGGGCATCTTTTTCATAGGAAAACCCTAGGAGGAAAGCATGCCCATTAGCTCTGCAGTCCAGACCAGAGAGgcgacataagaacggccatactgggtcagaccaaagatccatcaagcccagtatcctgtcctctgacagtggccaatggcagatgccccaaagggaatgaacagacaggttatcatcaagtgatccatgccctgtcacccaatcccagcttctggcaaacagaggctagggacaccatccctgcccatcctggctaatagattcatggaagatagccattaatggacctatctagctcccttttgaaccccgttatagtaaaATACCTATGCTGAAGCATACATGACATGGGTGCAGAGGTGTGATTAGCTGATTGTGCTATTGAACCAACCCAACCCCAGATCAGAAATCTCCTGGACACCTGCCAGCTACCCCCTTTGCTTAGGGAGACCATGGCTTTATTTGAGGCCCATCTGATGCAGTTTCTCAGGAAACTGAAATTTGTCTGGtatgaatccagatctcctcGTTCTAGCAGAAGGTTTCCCTACCATCCTACTGGGACAGGCAGCCAGTGGCATTAATAAATGCTGACTGTCACCAGCCAGCTCAGCAAAACAAACACACTAAAAAGGCTTTCAAGAGACCATTGAGAATGCACGAAAGACCCCGCTGAGACTAGTGAAATCCCAGCTGCTACAGTGCCATAGCCACAGACATGGCCTGGGTTGGAGTCCAGGCTACAAACCAAGCAGGGCCTTTGTGCCGGGGGCAGCAGCGGCACTACTGGAGAGTTAGAACCTGTAAAAACCACCGTATTCCTGACGGCATGAACTCATTCATACCCGCCTTTTGGATCGACTTCTCTAATGCTCAGGCCCAAACCTACTGCTCTACGAGCAGATTTGGACCATGGATTGTTTCCTCCCCTTCACCTTGAGGCCAGGCATACAGCTAACAGCTTTAGAAAGTCAGCACATTTCACTTGCAAGAGGAACATCCAAGGATAGTCCCATTTCTGGGCTAAACGGTGCATCGGCTCACTTGGCCTGGCCCTCAGAAAGTTGGATTCTATTTGCTGGCAGAAAACCTGTCTAGACTAGTTCAGTGAGTGAGCTGAAAGCCACTTTGCTGGCTGAATACCATTCAgatttctcctcttccccaacccGTGTAGCTCCAGTAACTGAAAACCCTCTTACTGTCTCTATCAGGCATATTATCCCAGACTAGAGGGTACAGCCAAGTATGTGGCCGTCGAGATGTGTGGCTGAGAATGGCAGCGTGGTTTCCCCTTGCTCTCTCACGCAGCTGGGATGGTCTGTTAGCTCAGGTGAAGCGTCAGTTGAAATGGAGACGCACTATTATTAGCAGCTGCATCAGGCACAGCCGCCCGTACCACCGTCTAATACACCCAAGAGCAGGGCAGGAAGGAAGAACTCACGCTGCGGTAAATGGGAGTCTCAACAGTCGCACGGAAGGATACAGAGTGCCTGGTAAGGGGCAGATTGGATCTCTAAAATCAGCAGTGACGCTGGTTTGCTATTCCACCTGCTTTTCACTACTAGTGCTTGACTCACCCCAGTACAGAAAGGAAGCTAcagatgggtgggggtgggtacCAGAACCAGGTTCCTAGGCCTCTCCCTTTCTAAAGCAGTGGTGGTTCCGTCACAGTAGTAGCACCGTCAACGGACACTCTTCTCAGGGTCCTTTGTGTCACTAGccaccacaaccctctgccccagtcaaTGCCACGCAACTCTGCACCCGTGCCCGTCCCCACGGTGCTCCATCTTGTGTACACACGCGCACACTTACCCTCCTGGCCCGTGGGGAAGTAGCCCCCTCCTCTCATGTATGACGACTGGCAGGTAGGCACTTCTGCAATCAAGACAATAGCCGAGTTAAGCCTGCGCTGAACCAGGCAGCACCACACCCTGACCACGTGGCAAAGCAGAAGCAGCATGCTGAGATAGCCCCACGCGGCCCCCTGGGAATGTTACAAAGCCACTGCGTGCGTGGTCAGCAGGCGCAATGGCTCAGCACCTCCACCTGCTGGACGGGGTCAGCatcaccccatcacaggccacatCATCCTCCCAGGGCCCTGGCGCTGCTCCTTGGCACACTGCATGCCTCCCACCCGGGTTTGGCAGTGCCATGAGAGCAGGAAACCCCGCGAGATCACAGTTAGCCCTACAAGCAATTCTATTGTGGTGACATATGATGGGGCGCACCCGGTCTTCCCAGCACTATATGGCAGGGCCTGTCCCTACCATCCCCACTcagggcagaagcagcagaggggggatcctccaggcctgcctagagaggcctccCAGAAGTAGCCAGAGCTCAGCTGGGACCAGagggactggggagggggagggctcctcTCTGGCCACAGGAGCTCATGGGGGCAGCCAGGGTTTGATCCTGGCTGCACTTGCTTAAGCTGGGAGAGAGGGGCACCCTGGGAACGTCAACCCTGAGCTAAGGGGGAGGCTAAAGGGACCAggtgggaagaggcccagggaagcagcagcaacgaattgcagggagctgtgtggggctGCTGGCTGTAGCGTCCCTTGGCTGGCACCAAGAGCAGTGCGGGGCCaggtccccccgccccagggaagTGGAGTCGAACCCGAGACAGAGACAAGGCTTGTTTGGCAGCCCCACCTAAGGGCTGAGTTTACagagcccagagccggggctgaAGACCCAGGTGAGGGCAGACAGTTTTGCTGGACTTTTGCTACTCCGGAAGGGGTTTGTTTTGAGTGTGTGACCCCGCCGGAGGCTGAGCCGCTGAAGACCCACCAGGCGAGGGTGACAATATACAAGGGGCCTTGGGGATCAGGAAAAGGGCTGCAGTACTGCACACAGCAGCAAGAGGCGCTCGCGAGGTGAGAGCTCCCCACATAAGATTTCAGGGACTGCTTGATGTTCATTTTGACTTGCAGACTTCTCTGAACAGAGAATTCCCCCTCATCTAGGAAATTAGAAGCCTCAGAAAACAGGTCAGCTCGTAGCTCTCAACTATTCCTAGCCCACATGACTATTTACCACCTTGGATTCAACGTGAATGATTAAACTGAGGTGTCCTGAACACAGCATATTGATCCTGGAGGTCTTACAAACCAGCTCTTCTCCTCTTCCTACAGGGGACAGTCCCCTCCTCATTCACTCTCATCTCTTTGCAATGGCATGCGGACTCAAAATGAGCAGGGAGAGGTTATCAGCACAAAGTACAGGCTCCTTCCTGGTTTGGAAAAGGCAATCCAAACTGACTTGCAAAGGCGATTAGGAGACATTTAATAGGGAAAGGTCTGTTTCAACAACCCACTTTAGCAGATGGTCTTAAAAGAGACCAAGCCCAATAGTTTATCTTCTCCCACATAGCTCAAGCAACACAAGAAGGGAGGAAAGTTGGAGATAAACAAGAGTCCTTCAAAACTTTTAGATatgcccccccgccacacacacacacacctgctccaTTTTGTTGCTGACGACTGCATTCAATCCTGCCTTTGAGAGGTCACCATATTTTTAGGCCTAAGGCGATTAGAGGATTTTCCGTTGTGTAGCTAGGCCCTGCACtgtcagcagccagcagaaatCACACAATGGGTCAACAGAGTCGGCTACCTGGGGCCAAGGGGAAAGCTTAGCCCAAGCCCACATAACTCCATGTGCTCAGATAACCTTTGCCCCTGTGAGCTAAGGGAAGGTGGGCAGGAGGAGGCATTCTGCACACAGGTCTGCAGCACAGTCGAGCAGGACCGCTGTGCAGATTACTGGAGCTTAGATACAGCAACATCTGTTGAGTGCCTGATGCTTGTtctttatacaaaaaaaaaaagtcatctgaCATTCTAACTTGGTTAGACATCAGCTTGGGGGCAGCGTGCGGGGCGAGGTTTCCCGCACCCGCACCGGGAAGTGCCGAGGTCACACAGGTCACCGCTTTAATGCAACATTATCAAGACGCCTTAGAGGAAGTTGCCAGCTAAACCCCAGCAGAGGCAGGTGGGCCAACTGCAGCTCCGTTCTTCTCCTAGCGCGGCAGATATAGTGACACTTCGCTGCACCCCAGCGCTGGCTGGGAGATCGGGAGAGATAGCAGCTTGGCTCTAGCCTGGAGCGTGTGAATCAGCTGGAACTCGCTGCATCAACCTGCTCCCCGCCCCAACCATTCGGGGAAGGACTCCAGCCACACAGACAGCCTGTACACGGGGTGCTAGGTTATGTGCAGAAGGTGCTTCCTTCCACAGGGCCTCGGGCAAAACCTGGGCACTGACCTATGGCCAGCAGGGGTTCTTTGGAGGTGTTTTATTGGCGTGAGAAAGCCAACAGGTTGCTGTATGTAAACACTGCTGTTCCCTTTCCCATCGGTCCCTCACTGTGCTTGGAAGTCACCCAGCGGACTGAGAGGGCATAGCAGCGCCTACTCCAGTTTAGGGCATGAACCAATATGCTGTTCAGCTTCAACAGAGCCGTGGGGAGTGACTTCTCCATGCTCCCCCGCCAgcattctgcagctgctgcagtgcCTGCACTCCCCCGTAGGGGGCGGTTTTCCTTTCCGACACACCGCACTCCCTACAGGCACTGGCTGAGGTCCGCAAGTTCCAAGTGGGGTCTATTCCTCACAGTAGGGTGCTCCACAGCCTTCGTGAAGCCCAGGGTCCTGCGCACGAGGAACACTACAGCAAAAGCACCATGGCGGGCTTCCTGGCTAAACCTTTCAGTAGCGTCTCCAGAGCTGGAGACCCAACTCCCATACAAACCTGAGTCAATGCAGTAATCCCTGGGCTCCTGCTTAATGCCCATTGGAGACTGGTATCCGTGCCTTGGGGGCCCTGGAATGCCCGGGACACCGTGCTCGTAGAGGGGATCATGGTACTCCTGTTTGAATCCCTGAGGAGGGTGCGGAGCGGCCGGGACTATAGGCTCTGACATCTGCCTGTGGTAGACGGGGCGACTGTCTCCAGGAAGGCCTGGCGGAGGAGGGAAAGGATGGCAGGGCTCAGACAGCTGTCTCTGAaacctttggggggagggggcggagagagagagagagagagagagagagagagagaggtgttacTGTACAGCGAAACcatctattcccagttctgccgaGCAGGCAGCCCTGCGGGAAACCACGTCCATTACCCTGACAAGAGTAGAATACCTAGCCCTGTTTTCCCCACTGCCAGCCGCCACTGGCAAGGCCCAAGGACCCCCACTGAAGACGTTCATTAACTAGAGATCACAGGTGTCAAATGCACTCTCCCTCTGAAACGGAGGCTGAGCTGCAATGCTGGGCTAATGACCTGCAGCCTGAGGTTTCTGAGCAATGCTCAGAGACCGGGACTGGATTGGTCTCACTCCATCCAGGCTACATCCAGACAGTGGTGGGGAATGACACGTCACTGCCCTCTCCTGACTCTCAGGGACGTTTACCATCTTTGTGGGTGTGGCATTCGGAGCAAGTCAGTTCAGTCCCCCTTGGCCAGGCCATCGCGACTTGCTCCTTGGTCCAGAGCCCACTTACCAGCTATTGGTAAACAAGACCCCACCTGCATCAAAGAAATTCACACAGACAAGGGCCCACTTGGCTGTGACCTTACAGCAGGCGTGCGAGACAAATACCTGTCTCCAAGGGGACCAGGGAGTAGAGGACAGGGGATAGAGAGAGAAGAGTCCCAGGATGTTCTGCTCCTGCGCTGTCACACAGCTTGGACTGAGGAGCTGGCAATTACATAACGCTGAATCCATTCCAACCTGTGAAAGCCAAGTGGCCTCTAATCTGCCTCTGGGGCTGGGATTAAGCATTTAACTCTCTGGCGCGGCATGGGCCTCCAAGCTCTCAGGGATGCTCAAGGTGGCAGAGATCAGCCTGGGCCCTCGCAGAACACAGCCCATCTGAGGCACCTCTAGCCAAGTGACCTGCTGCTGAACCTTGTTGCACATCCTTCTGGGATCCTTAACGCTCAGGTTAAGGAAGCCACTGAAAGGTGCCCAGGCGTGTGCCAGCGGCAGGCACAAGTTACAATTTGCTGTACCCAGGCAGCGGGGTATGCCGGGGAACCCTCAGCTGGCGCCAGCAGGGGAGGAGATTGGGATGCGAAAGGCATCCTTCCCTATTTGTAATGCTCCAAAGGCTGAGTGTTGTGACTTGGGAGAGATGTGGacaggagcccagcccagcccccatcccACAAGTCACTGCTCAACATCTCAGCACCTTGAAAGGCTATCTCTAATCAGTTCCTTTCCCAAGCACCAAGGCCCCTGGGACCTTTGTAACTGGATCCTTTGCAGCTGACGGGCCTGGATTACTCCACTTCCGATGGGTGCCCCTCTAACCTTTCAGCCTGAAACTCTAGCACTGTGGTGGTATGGCCTCTGCAGGAAGAGGCACTTCCGGACGGGCACGAGCCAGTAGCCCAAGCATAGCTGTCAGGTCGTctggagctcacagccctggggGCTGCAAGGCGACCTCAGATGCTAGTGCCATTCACTAGGGcttttttggagggggtgtggggaagCAAGGGAAGAAAGATGAGAGCAGAGATATCCAGGGAGGTGGGCTCAGCTTTTGAAGCCCAGTGTTGACTTGTGTTCCTATGGTTTCCACTTGTGCAGATTAGGGAAGCATTTCAGATCTCATCCTGCTTAAAATAAAGCATGGCCAACTTTGTGCACTGACCTTCATTTGACTAtagcccccgcccgcccgccctgcCTGCTCCTCTGTGCGATCCCGCAgctgagacagaaaacaaagcacCTGTTTACAGAGGCAGAAATAGGGAAACCTGACAGACAGCCTAGCTCCATTTGTAGTGAACCAGCCCCCTCTTTCTACTCCCCCATTATTTCAGCAGATCCCATCTTTAAAGAATTCTCCGCCATGCACGTCCGTGACACTTCGGAGAGAATAAACCAATGGCGCAACTAACTCAGACTAAGGAATACAGATGAGGATACAgacttcctgccccctgaactAGGCAAAAGCGCATCTAGGCCTTTTAAAGCAATCTACCTACCTAGGTTCTGGCAGCACCAGCTTAAGGAAAAGGACATGAACAAACAGTGAACAAACTGCTGAAACTAGGTTGAACCCAGATGCTTTTTTTGCACATCTGTGTCACTGCAGCTGGTCTTGAGTGTGCAGATATATTCTACTTAGCTCTCTCTGGGAAACTGGAGATGGGTGACTTTGATGGAATAAGACGGATACACAGCTTGGCAAGAGTCAAGCAGAGTAACTGATAAAATTCGGCATCAGGCTGAAAGGTAGAACTAAGTGGGTTGTCACAGTGCTCTCCAGCAATGGACTGAGTAGAGACAATGTGGAGCAGTGTCAGACACACAGCAATGGGAAGGTTTACAAGCACTTGGGAGGCTATGGTTAAAATACACAGAACAATCCCAACAAACTGCAGAAGTGCAATAGAAGCAACACAATAATCTGAGGTCAAGGAAGGGCGACTGTCAAGTGATTTCCAGACAGGAGGGAATGACTACATCGACAGATGAGCGAGTGGTACTGCAGAGGGGGGCTTTGCATTGTGGTCTGCGTTGCTGGTAAGTTGGCGTGaagtggaaaaaaatatgttGGGAATGTTGCCTTGTTTTGCAGAACCCACAAATATTCTTAGCACGTTACCCCCAAAACTCGGATCCGGTACTTGAACCAGGATGGAGGATGTGCAGCCAGGAATTTTGGCAAGGCCGTGTGAACAGGGCGGCAGGGTGCTGGCTCCACTAGAGGATGTTCTCAAGGAGGAAGAAAGCAGCTGAGATTCTTGCAGGAAGTGACAAATGTTGCAACAAGCccgtttataaaaaaaaaaaaaaaaaaaaatccaggctcTGGAGTTTTCATACGTGCATTACACTTCGAACAGGAACAGAAACAGTACAATTCACCAAAAaaaccagaagtcacctacttgGCTCTGTGAAGGGAGAAGTCACATGGCAAAAGCCGAAGGTAATTATCGGAATTGACTCAGGCAGATTAACCTCAGCTTGAGTCAGTACTATATTAGTGTACGGGCAGCACACTAAAAACGTTCTAAAGGAACTGGTGAATTCTGAGGAAAGCAATACAATGCAAGGTTtggagaacaatttttccttgGTCTTAAGAGACTGGGATGTGTTCAGTCTAGAGAAGAGATGGGCAGGGGGTCAAGATACTCAAAGTATCTACAGATACGTGAAAGGCATGTTCTCAAGAGGAGAATCAATTAATACCATCAGtaagtgaagacagaagcaaTGTGGGAATGGATAGCAGACAGAACctatcacctctataaa is part of the Chelonia mydas isolate rCheMyd1 chromosome 9, rCheMyd1.pri.v2, whole genome shotgun sequence genome and harbors:
- the ETV5 gene encoding ETS translocation variant 5 isoform X3 — encoded protein: MDGFYDQQVPFMVPGQSCTEECRGRPVTDRKRKFLDTDLAHDSEELFQDLSQLQEAWLAEAQVPDDEQFVPDFPSDNLVLHAPPPTKIKRELHSPSSELSSCSRDQALCTNYGDKCLYNYWFQRQLSEPCHPFPPPPGLPGDSRPVYHRQMSEPIVPAAPHPPQGFKQEYHDPLYEHGVPGIPGPPRHGYQSPMGIKQEPRDYCIDSEVPTCQSSYMRGGGYFPTGQEGFSYEKDARLYFDDTCVVPERLEGKVKQEPTMYREGPPYQRRGSLQLWQFLVTLLDDPANAHFIAWTGRGMEFKLIEPEEVARRWGIQKNRPAMNYDKLSRSLRYYYEKGIMQKVAGERYVYKFVCDPDALFSMAYPDNQRPFLKAEPDCHVTEDDTLPLTHFEDNPAYLLEMDHCSNLPYAEGFAY
- the ETV5 gene encoding ETS translocation variant 5 isoform X4; this translates as MDGFYDQQVPFMVPGSCTEECRGRPVTDRKRKFLDTDLAHDSEELFQDLSQLQEAWLAEAQVPDDEQFVPDFPSDNLVLHAPPPTKIKRELHSPSSELSSCSRDQALCTNYGDKCLYNYWFQRQLSEPCHPFPPPPGLPGDSRPVYHRQMSEPIVPAAPHPPQGFKQEYHDPLYEHGVPGIPGPPRHGYQSPMGIKQEPRDYCIDSEVPTCQSSYMRGGGYFPTGQEGFSYEKDARLYFDDTCVVPERLEGKVKQEPTMYREGPPYQRRGSLQLWQFLVTLLDDPANAHFIAWTGRGMEFKLIEPEEVARRWGIQKNRPAMNYDKLSRSLRYYYEKGIMQKVAGERYVYKFVCDPDALFSMAYPDNQRPFLKAEPDCHVTEDDTLPLTHFEDNPAYLLEMDHCSNLPYAEGFAY